A stretch of Microtus pennsylvanicus isolate mMicPen1 chromosome 5, mMicPen1.hap1, whole genome shotgun sequence DNA encodes these proteins:
- the Cnr1 gene encoding cannabinoid receptor 1 — translation MKSILDGLADTTFRTITTDLLYVGSNDIQYEDIKGDMASKLGYFPQKFPLTSFRGSPFQEKMTAGDNSQLVPVVDATNITEFYNKSLSSYKENEENIQCGENFMDMECFMILNPSQQLAIAVLSLTLGTFTVLENLLVLCVILHSRSLRCRPSYHFIGSLAVADLLGSVIFVYSFVDFHVFHRKDSPNVFLFKLGGVTASFTASVGSLFLTAIDRYISIHRPLAYKRIVTRPKAVVAFCLMWTIAIVIAVLPLLGWNCKKLQSVCSDIFPLIDETYLMFWIGVTSVLLLFIVYAYMYILWKAHSHAVRMIQRGTQKSIIIHTSEDGKVQVTRPDQARMDIRLAKTLVLILVVLIICWGPLLAIMVYDVFGKMNKLIKTVFAFCSMLCLLNSTVNPIIYALRSKDLRHAFRSMFPSCEGTAQPLDNSMGDSDCLHKHANNTASMHRAAESCIKSTVKIAKVTMSVSTDTSAEAL, via the coding sequence ATGAAGTCCATTCTGGATGGCCTTGCAGACACCACCTTCCGCACCATCACCACAGACCTCCTCTACGTGGGCTCCAATGACATTCAGTACGAAGACATCAAAGGAGACATGGCTTCCAAACTAGGATACTTCCCGCAGAAATTCCCTCTGACTTCCTTCCGGGGTAGTCCCTTCCAAGAAAAGATGACTGCAGGAGACAACTCCCAGTTGGTCCCGGTGGTAGACGCCACCAACATTACAGAGTTCTACAACAAGTCTCTCTCTTCGTACAAGGAGAATGAGGAAAACATCCAGTGTGGAGAGAACTTTATGGACATGGAGTGCTTTATGATCCTGAACCCTAGCCAGCAGCTGGCCATTGCTGTGCTGTCCCTCACACTGGGCACCTTCACTGTTCTGGAGAACCTGCTGGTGCTGTGTGTCATCCTGCATTCCCGCAGTCTCCGATGCAGGCCTTCCTACCACTTCATTGGCAGTCTGGCTGTGGCTGACCTCCTGGGCAGCGTCATTTTTGTCTACAGCTTTGTTGACTTCCATGTGTTCCACCGTAAAGACAGCCCCAATGTGTTTCTGTTCAAACTGGGTGGGGTCACGGCCTCCTTCACAGCCTCTGTGGGCAGCCTCTTCCTCACAGCCATCGACAGGTACATATCCATTCACAGGCCTCTGGCCTATAAGAGGATCGTGACTAGGCCCAAGGCCGTAGTGGCCTTCTGCCTGATGTGGACTATTGCGATAGTAATTGCCGTGTTGCCTCTCCTTGGCTGGAACTGCAAGAAGCTGCAATCTGTCTGCTCGGACATCTTCCCACTCATTGATGAAACCTACCTGATGTTCTGGATTGGAGTCACCAGCGTGCTGTTGCTGTTcattgtgtatgcatacatgtacattctCTGGAAGGCTCACAGCCATGCCGTCCGCATGATCCAACGTGGAACCCAGAAGAGCATCATCATCCACACGTCAGAAGATGGCAAGGTGCAGGTGACCCGGCCCGACCAAGCCCGCATGGACATTAGGCTGGCCAAAACGCTGGTCCTGATTCTGGTGGTGTTGATCATCTGCTGGGGCCCCCTGCTTGCGATCATGGTGTATGATGTCTTTGGGAAGATGAATAAGCTCATCAAGACAGTGTTTGCCTTCTGTAGCATGCTCTGCCTGCTGAACTCCACCGTGAACCCCATCATCTATGCTCTGAGGAGCAAGGACCTGAGACACGCTTTCCGCAGCATGTTCCCTTCGTGTGAAGGCACCGCACAGCCTCTAGATAACAGCATGGGGGACTCGGACTGCCTGCACAAGCACGCCAATAACACagccagcatgcacagggccgCGGAAAGCTGCATCAAGAGCACGGTTAAGATCGCCAAGGTGACCATGTCTGTGTCCACAGACACGTCTGCCGAGGCTCTGTGA